From the Gallaecimonas mangrovi genome, one window contains:
- a CDS encoding ABC transporter ATP-binding protein, whose translation MSKVLYKVENLNVHFPVRDKGLWGRIRTLKAIDDVSFEVRQGETLGVVGESGCGKSTLLRALMRLGPVTDGVLTFKNQHIEKLDAKAMRPLRRDLQMIFQDPLASLDPRMTVGQIIAEPLQALEPSLNAKQRRERVLAVMEKVGLIPEQINRYAHEFSGGQAQRIGIARSLVVNPALLVCDEPVSALDVSIKSQVINLLMDLRDEKGLTYVFIAHDLASVRHIADRVVVLYLGRVMEIADRDALYEKPLHPYTQMLLSAVPIPDPTLARARKMTVMRGELPSPLDPPSGCAFRTRCPHATERCSSERPALRDVNGSQVACHFAEDISQKAQAAS comes from the coding sequence ATGAGCAAGGTGCTGTATAAAGTTGAAAACCTGAACGTGCATTTTCCGGTGCGCGACAAAGGCCTTTGGGGCCGCATTCGCACCTTAAAAGCCATTGATGATGTGAGCTTTGAAGTGCGCCAAGGCGAAACCTTGGGGGTAGTGGGCGAATCGGGCTGTGGCAAGTCAACGCTGCTGCGTGCCCTGATGCGCTTGGGGCCGGTAACAGATGGCGTGCTGACCTTTAAAAACCAGCACATCGAAAAGCTCGATGCCAAAGCTATGCGGCCGCTACGCCGCGATCTGCAAATGATTTTCCAAGACCCTTTGGCGTCCTTGGATCCGCGGATGACGGTGGGGCAAATCATCGCCGAACCGCTACAAGCCTTAGAACCCAGCCTTAACGCCAAACAGCGCCGCGAACGGGTGCTGGCGGTAATGGAAAAGGTCGGCCTGATCCCCGAGCAAATTAACCGCTACGCCCATGAGTTTTCTGGCGGCCAGGCCCAGCGCATTGGCATTGCCCGCTCCTTGGTGGTGAACCCGGCACTGCTGGTGTGCGACGAGCCGGTATCGGCTCTGGATGTGTCTATTAAGTCGCAGGTGATTAACCTGCTGATGGACCTTCGCGACGAAAAGGGCCTGACCTACGTCTTTATCGCCCATGACCTGGCCAGCGTGCGCCACATTGCCGATCGGGTAGTGGTTTTGTATTTGGGCCGGGTCATGGAAATTGCTGACCGCGACGCCTTGTATGAAAAGCCGTTGCACCCCTATACGCAGATGCTGCTCTCAGCGGTACCAATACCAGACCCAACCCTGGCGCGGGCACGCAAAATGACGGTGATGCGCGGCGAATTGCCGTCGCCGCTGGACCCGCCGTCGGGCTGCGCCTTTCGCACCCGCTGCCCCCACGCCACCGAGCGCTGTAGCAGCGAGCGGCCAGCGCTGCGCGATGTAAACGGCAGTCAGGTGGCCTGCCACTTTGCTGAAGACATCAGCCAAAAGGCCCAAGCCGCCAGTTAA
- a CDS encoding ABC transporter ATP-binding protein: MAVLDIRNLDVRFSTDDGEVCAVNNLNLTVEKGEVLGIVGESGSGKSQSWLAVMGLLARNGKASGSVKLGGEEILNLPTKALTKLRGARIGMIFQDPMTALNPFLSVGQQMIEVLQVHRGMSKKAAAKKAIASLEAVHITSAERRLSMYPHEFSGGMRQRVMIAMALLTDPELLICDEPTTALDVTVQMQILALLDELRIRFGTAIVFITHDLGVVAQIADRVSVMYGGRQVEHAEVHQLFADYRHPYTEGLLASVPRLDAPRTERLPTIPGLPPNLATLPAGCPFAPRCRYATEQCRQSMPALEEAANGHLFACYHQGPLQLEATQ, from the coding sequence ATGGCTGTACTGGATATTCGTAATTTAGACGTACGCTTTAGCACCGACGACGGTGAAGTGTGCGCGGTAAACAACCTAAACCTCACCGTCGAAAAGGGTGAGGTGCTGGGTATTGTTGGTGAGTCCGGCTCGGGTAAAAGCCAAAGCTGGCTGGCGGTAATGGGGCTTTTGGCCCGTAACGGCAAAGCCAGTGGCAGCGTTAAACTGGGCGGCGAGGAAATTCTTAACCTGCCCACCAAGGCGCTTACCAAGCTGCGTGGTGCCCGCATCGGCATGATCTTCCAAGATCCGATGACCGCCCTTAATCCGTTTTTGAGCGTTGGCCAACAAATGATTGAGGTGCTGCAAGTGCACCGCGGCATGTCGAAAAAGGCCGCCGCCAAAAAGGCCATTGCCTCGCTAGAAGCGGTGCACATTACCAGCGCCGAGCGCCGCCTTAGCATGTATCCCCATGAATTTTCTGGCGGTATGCGCCAGCGGGTGATGATTGCCATGGCACTGCTAACCGACCCAGAGCTGCTGATTTGCGACGAGCCTACCACCGCCCTTGATGTGACGGTGCAAATGCAAATTCTGGCGCTGCTCGATGAGCTGCGTATCCGCTTTGGCACCGCCATTGTCTTTATTACCCACGACTTAGGGGTAGTGGCGCAAATTGCTGACCGCGTTAGCGTGATGTACGGCGGCCGCCAGGTTGAGCACGCCGAAGTGCACCAGCTGTTTGCCGATTATCGCCACCCTTATACCGAAGGCCTGCTGGCCTCGGTGCCAAGGCTGGACGCGCCGCGCACCGAGCGCTTGCCCACCATTCCGGGCTTGCCGCCAAACCTGGCAACCTTGCCGGCCGGTTGCCCCTTTGCGCCCCGTTGCCGTTACGCCACCGAGCAATGCCGCCAGTCAATGCCGGCCTTGGAAGAAGCGGCCAATGGCCACCTCTTTGCCTGTTATCACCAGGGCCCGCTGCAGTTGGAGGCCACTCAATGA
- a CDS encoding ABC transporter permease subunit: MSQTNTARRLLSWMPGRGAAAKAENLANAAAGRSLWQNAWLRLRRNKAAIFSIWLLGIIAVAAVVLPWVWPYDYAEPDWDMLYSGPTLTGGHIFGTDALGRDLFVRIMWGCRISLMVGLIATFVTLVIGVAWGATAGFVGGWVDSLMMRFVDILYSIPFIPFVIILMVLFGRDLFLVFAAIGAVSWLDIARIVRGQTLSLRSKEFVEAAHASGVRQGAIIRRHIVPNLIGIVVVYVTLTIPSVILFEAFLSFLGLGVKAPLTSLGGLVNNGAAVLQSHPYLLVIPAVFLAVIVYCFNFIGDGLRDALDPKDR, translated from the coding sequence ATGAGCCAAACCAATACCGCCCGCCGCCTACTTAGCTGGATGCCGGGCCGCGGCGCTGCCGCCAAGGCAGAAAACCTGGCCAATGCCGCCGCTGGCCGCTCTTTGTGGCAAAACGCTTGGCTGCGCCTTCGCCGCAATAAAGCCGCTATTTTCAGTATTTGGCTGCTGGGCATCATTGCCGTTGCGGCCGTGGTACTGCCCTGGGTGTGGCCATACGACTACGCCGAGCCGGACTGGGACATGCTCTATAGCGGCCCCACCCTCACCGGTGGCCATATCTTTGGCACCGACGCCCTGGGCCGTGACCTGTTCGTGCGCATTATGTGGGGCTGCCGCATTTCCTTGATGGTGGGGCTCATTGCCACCTTCGTCACCTTGGTGATTGGGGTTGCCTGGGGCGCCACCGCCGGTTTTGTTGGCGGCTGGGTGGATTCACTGATGATGCGCTTTGTCGACATCCTCTATTCCATTCCCTTTATTCCCTTTGTCATCATTTTGATGGTGTTGTTTGGCCGCGACCTGTTCTTGGTGTTCGCTGCCATTGGCGCTGTGTCTTGGCTGGATATCGCCCGTATTGTACGGGGCCAAACCTTAAGCCTTCGCAGCAAGGAATTTGTGGAAGCGGCCCACGCCAGTGGTGTGCGCCAGGGGGCCATTATTCGCCGCCATATCGTGCCCAACCTCATTGGCATTGTGGTGGTGTACGTTACCCTCACTATTCCATCGGTCATTTTGTTTGAAGCCTTCCTTAGCTTCTTGGGCCTGGGGGTAAAAGCCCCGCTCACCTCCCTTGGCGGCCTGGTTAATAATGGCGCCGCTGTGCTGCAGTCACACCCCTATTTGTTGGTGATCCCCGCCGTGTTCCTGGCGGTGATCGTGTACTGCTTCAACTTCATTGGAGACGGGTTGCGCGACGCGCTCGACCCCAAGGATCGCTGA
- the oppB gene encoding oligopeptide ABC transporter permease OppB, which produces MMRFILRRVLGAIPTLWVIITLSFFMLRAAPGGPFTTQRALPPQVMANLKHMYHLDEPLWEQYLRYLGNILHGNFGPSFVYRGTSVNDLIAQGFPVDIIVGGLALLLAMLIGIPLGIKAALKQNTAWDYVPMGVAMAGISIPAFVVAPLLVLVLAVKAKWLPAGGWSGGHPLYLVLPVVSLALPMVAYMARLMRGSMVEVLNSPFIRTARAKGMPERIVIYRHALKPAMMPLISFLGPATVATLTGSIVVEQIFGLPGIGRFFVNGAMNRDYTLVMGVTILYGMLIVLFNLLADVLYGLLDPRVRLS; this is translated from the coding sequence ATGATGCGTTTTATCCTGCGCCGCGTGCTTGGCGCTATTCCCACGCTTTGGGTCATTATCACCTTAAGCTTCTTTATGCTGCGCGCCGCCCCCGGCGGCCCCTTTACCACGCAGCGGGCCTTGCCGCCGCAGGTAATGGCTAACCTCAAGCACATGTACCACCTGGACGAACCCCTGTGGGAGCAGTACCTGCGCTACTTGGGCAATATCCTGCACGGTAACTTTGGGCCTTCGTTTGTGTACCGCGGCACCAGCGTTAATGACCTGATTGCCCAAGGCTTTCCGGTCGATATCATCGTCGGCGGCCTGGCGTTATTGCTGGCAATGCTGATCGGTATTCCGTTAGGAATTAAAGCGGCCCTTAAGCAAAACACCGCCTGGGACTACGTGCCCATGGGCGTGGCCATGGCCGGTATTTCCATTCCTGCCTTTGTGGTGGCGCCCTTGCTGGTGTTAGTGCTGGCGGTAAAGGCCAAGTGGCTGCCCGCCGGTGGCTGGAGCGGTGGCCACCCGCTGTACCTTGTTTTACCGGTGGTGTCTTTGGCACTACCGATGGTGGCGTACATGGCGCGGCTGATGCGCGGCTCTATGGTGGAGGTGCTTAACAGCCCCTTTATTCGCACCGCCCGTGCCAAAGGGATGCCAGAGCGCATCGTGATTTATCGCCATGCCTTAAAGCCCGCGATGATGCCGCTTATTTCCTTCCTTGGCCCGGCCACCGTTGCCACGCTCACCGGCTCCATTGTGGTTGAACAAATCTTTGGCCTGCCCGGCATTGGCCGCTTCTTTGTTAACGGCGCCATGAACCGGGATTACACCCTAGTGATGGGGGTGACCATCCTCTACGGCATGCTCATCGTTCTGTTTAACCTGCTCGCCGACGTGTTGTACGGCCTGCTTGACCCAAGGGTGCGCCTGTCATGA
- a CDS encoding peptide ABC transporter substrate-binding protein encodes MKMRQTIRHVSLLMPLVALLGGCGDGGQKPHASVSHYQVSDKPALPAQQILNRRIAMSPRTLDPSLATGIPAFNVIQDLFEGLLTLSADGKLVPGLATSWDVSPDGKTYVFHLRPNAKWSNGKPLTAGDFVYAWRRVVDPATGAQYADSLSPVVNASAIIDGKKKPDTLGVEAVDAHTFKVQLVKPTPYFLTMLYNQYLFPLYKPAIEKWGDAWTRPEHMVSDGPFKLTEWVINGHLTLEKNPYYYGADKVLLQKEIEYPISEADSALSRYLAGDLDFVNNPAFPASDYDWLKQSVGDQIRVSPYYACAYLGMMVHKPPFNNRDLRLALNLVLNRKVLSNKLSGGMQIPAYSLFPPLPGYQQQVPDWASWPMDKRIAEARRLYKKAGYSKDHPLKVELLYMTEGVSTQNYMEAVSTMWNRALGSQITLRNEEWKVMLQDLQYKNAKLFWSAWVGDYPEPYTFAQQFLASFAMNYGSYNNPAYQKAVKAAAGELDTQQRYASYEAAERILNKDVPMIPLYFYKAPELVKPYVAGVENNVVALHLARYIYIRQHSEKGQ; translated from the coding sequence ATGAAAATGCGCCAAACTATCCGACATGTTTCATTGCTGATGCCGCTGGTCGCGCTGCTTGGCGGCTGCGGTGACGGCGGCCAGAAACCGCACGCCAGTGTCAGCCATTATCAGGTGTCTGATAAGCCAGCCCTGCCAGCCCAGCAAATTCTTAATCGGCGCATCGCCATGTCGCCACGCACCCTAGACCCTTCCCTTGCCACCGGCATTCCCGCCTTTAACGTTATCCAGGACTTATTTGAAGGCCTGCTGACGTTAAGTGCCGACGGCAAATTGGTGCCAGGCTTGGCCACTTCTTGGGACGTTAGCCCCGATGGCAAAACCTATGTTTTTCATTTGCGGCCCAATGCCAAGTGGTCCAACGGCAAGCCGTTAACCGCTGGCGACTTTGTTTATGCCTGGCGGCGAGTGGTTGACCCGGCAACCGGCGCCCAATACGCCGATTCGTTAAGCCCGGTTGTTAATGCCAGCGCCATTATTGATGGTAAGAAAAAGCCCGACACCCTCGGTGTTGAAGCGGTGGATGCCCACACCTTTAAGGTGCAACTGGTTAAACCCACCCCGTATTTCTTAACCATGCTCTACAACCAATACCTGTTCCCGCTGTACAAGCCCGCCATCGAAAAGTGGGGTGACGCCTGGACCCGGCCCGAACACATGGTCAGCGACGGTCCCTTTAAGCTCACCGAATGGGTTATCAACGGTCATTTGACCCTTGAGAAAAACCCCTACTACTACGGTGCCGACAAGGTATTACTGCAAAAAGAAATCGAGTACCCCATTAGCGAAGCCGACTCGGCATTGTCGCGCTATTTGGCGGGCGACCTGGATTTCGTCAATAACCCCGCTTTTCCGGCCAGTGACTACGACTGGTTAAAACAGTCTGTAGGTGACCAAATTCGGGTGTCGCCTTATTACGCCTGCGCCTACCTGGGCATGATGGTGCACAAGCCGCCCTTTAATAACCGCGACCTGCGCCTGGCGCTGAACCTGGTGCTAAACCGCAAGGTGCTGTCCAACAAATTAAGCGGCGGTATGCAAATTCCGGCCTATTCCCTGTTTCCGCCGCTGCCGGGTTACCAGCAGCAGGTGCCGGACTGGGCCAGCTGGCCCATGGACAAACGCATTGCCGAAGCGCGCCGCCTTTATAAAAAGGCCGGTTATTCCAAAGACCACCCGCTGAAGGTGGAGCTTTTATATATGACCGAAGGGGTGTCCACCCAAAACTACATGGAAGCGGTTTCCACCATGTGGAACCGGGCTCTTGGCAGCCAAATTACCCTGCGCAACGAAGAGTGGAAGGTCATGCTGCAAGACCTGCAGTATAAAAACGCCAAGCTGTTCTGGAGTGCCTGGGTAGGGGATTACCCAGAGCCTTACACCTTCGCCCAGCAGTTTTTGGCCAGCTTTGCCATGAACTACGGCAGCTATAACAATCCGGCCTATCAAAAGGCGGTAAAAGCGGCGGCCGGTGAGTTGGACACCCAACAGCGTTATGCCAGCTACGAAGCTGCCGAGCGTATTTTGAATAAAGATGTGCCGATGATCCCGCTCTATTTCTACAAGGCCCCCGAGCTGGTTAAGCCTTATGTAGCCGGGGTTGAAAATAACGTGGTGGCCCTGCACCTGGCCCGTTACATCTATATTCGCCAGCACTCGGAGAAAGGCCAATGA
- a CDS encoding TonB-dependent receptor plug domain-containing protein — MSRIATLSPLAVLVASCLSNVVYADDQTEVIEVQGQKINQHTDLSTDKQLSDQGVDFSAAGGVSALPILNGMMSDRVKVLVDGADISSACANEMNPPLSYVSGSQIHAVNVVAGISPVSMGGDNIAGVISVDTINPQFSSSNGLSWQQGYLSAGFKTGSDTKTVAAGAELSSKHFSLKYDGAYEDANSYDDGDGNKVLDTLYRAQNHALTAAYKDDKQQFAIKLTRQYIPFQGFPNQYMDMTDNSSYGVNTQYLRHFASGDLEARVTWHGVHHKMGFFTDEKSGAMPMNTKGNDYSYQLHWTQPLSKTTTLKLGQEYYLFRLDDTWPAISGSMMMGPDDYININNGKRQRIAAFAELNQQLSEAWNLNYGLRFENVHTDAGEVQGYGSMMMAADTTAAAEFNASDRSKTDNLVDVTVLASYQIDAQQQLQFGLARKNRAPNLYERYSWGQTTMATTMIGWNGDGNGYVGDINLKPETAYTASAKYQYQASDGSWQASISPFYTKVHDFIDANVIGTFNSGDYDSDTRNILQFANVDATLYGADAKAAVVLADSNGFGQWQLAGKVSYTHGERDDSNTPLYQIMPLSGTLALSQQWGAAKNSIQWQWSDKKDRVDPNRLENQTAGYGLLNLRSEWDLKPVTLTFAVDNLLDRNYDLPLGGVSIAQYDKDDSQGFEQLKGEGRSLSINARYAF; from the coding sequence GTGAGTCGTATCGCAACCCTGTCCCCCTTGGCTGTGCTCGTTGCCAGCTGCCTTTCCAATGTGGTTTATGCCGATGACCAAACCGAGGTCATCGAAGTGCAAGGCCAGAAAATCAATCAGCACACCGACTTGTCAACCGACAAGCAACTTAGCGACCAAGGCGTGGACTTTTCCGCTGCCGGCGGCGTGTCAGCGTTGCCAATACTCAATGGCATGATGAGCGACAGGGTCAAGGTGCTGGTCGATGGCGCCGATATTTCCAGCGCCTGCGCCAATGAAATGAACCCACCGCTTTCCTATGTTTCCGGTAGCCAAATTCATGCGGTAAATGTGGTGGCGGGTATTTCGCCGGTCAGCATGGGCGGTGACAACATCGCTGGGGTGATTAGTGTTGACACCATTAACCCGCAGTTTTCAAGCAGCAATGGCTTAAGTTGGCAACAAGGTTACCTGTCGGCGGGCTTTAAAACTGGTAGCGATACCAAAACCGTGGCCGCTGGTGCTGAGCTTTCCAGCAAGCACTTTAGCCTGAAATATGACGGGGCCTATGAAGATGCCAACAGCTATGACGATGGTGATGGCAACAAGGTGCTCGATACCCTTTATCGTGCCCAAAATCATGCCTTAACGGCGGCCTATAAAGACGACAAACAGCAGTTCGCCATTAAACTGACGCGCCAATATATTCCGTTCCAGGGTTTTCCCAACCAGTACATGGACATGACTGACAACAGCAGTTATGGGGTGAACACCCAATACCTGCGCCACTTTGCCAGCGGCGATTTAGAGGCGCGGGTTACCTGGCATGGTGTGCACCACAAAATGGGCTTTTTCACTGATGAAAAGTCCGGCGCCATGCCGATGAACACCAAAGGCAACGACTACAGCTATCAGCTGCACTGGACTCAGCCTTTGAGTAAAACCACCACTTTAAAACTGGGCCAGGAATATTACCTGTTCCGTCTTGACGATACCTGGCCTGCCATCAGTGGCTCGATGATGATGGGCCCCGATGACTACATCAACATTAATAACGGTAAGCGCCAGCGTATCGCCGCCTTTGCCGAGCTAAATCAGCAATTGTCTGAGGCCTGGAACCTTAACTACGGCCTGCGCTTTGAAAACGTTCACACCGACGCCGGCGAAGTGCAAGGCTACGGCTCGATGATGATGGCGGCCGACACCACTGCCGCTGCCGAATTTAATGCCAGCGACCGCAGCAAAACCGACAACCTTGTTGATGTTACCGTGCTGGCCAGCTATCAAATTGACGCCCAGCAGCAGCTGCAATTTGGCCTGGCCCGTAAAAACCGCGCCCCCAATCTTTACGAGCGTTATTCCTGGGGCCAAACCACCATGGCCACCACCATGATTGGCTGGAACGGCGACGGCAACGGTTATGTTGGCGACATTAACTTAAAACCAGAAACCGCTTATACCGCCAGCGCTAAATACCAGTATCAAGCGAGTGATGGCAGCTGGCAGGCCAGCATTAGCCCTTTCTACACCAAGGTGCATGACTTTATCGATGCCAATGTCATTGGCACCTTCAATAGTGGCGATTACGACAGTGATACCCGCAACATCCTGCAATTTGCCAACGTTGATGCCACACTCTACGGTGCTGACGCTAAAGCCGCGGTAGTGCTGGCTGACAGCAATGGCTTTGGCCAGTGGCAGTTGGCGGGCAAGGTGAGCTACACCCACGGTGAGCGCGATGATTCCAACACCCCGCTTTATCAAATTATGCCGCTCAGTGGCACCCTGGCCCTTAGCCAGCAGTGGGGCGCGGCAAAAAACAGTATTCAATGGCAGTGGTCCGATAAAAAAGACCGGGTAGACCCTAACCGCCTGGAAAACCAAACCGCCGGTTATGGCCTGTTGAACCTGCGCTCTGAGTGGGATCTAAAACCCGTTACCTTAACCTTTGCCGTTGATAACCTGTTGGACCGTAACTACGACCTGCCGCTCGGCGGCGTGAGTATTGCCCAGTACGATAAGGACGACAGCCAAGGCTTCGAGCAGCTTAAAGGCGAAGGGCGTAGCCTGAGCATTAATGCCCGTTACGCATTCTAA